The Pristiophorus japonicus isolate sPriJap1 chromosome 3, sPriJap1.hap1, whole genome shotgun sequence genome has a segment encoding these proteins:
- the LOC139256651 gene encoding gap junction gamma-1 protein-like, with protein MSWSFLTRLLEEIHNHSTFVGKIWLTVLIVFRIVLTAVGGESIYHDEQSKFVCNTLQPGCENVCYDSFAPLSHVRFWVFQIIMISVPSIMYLGYAMHRIARVEGGRTPPPKKKMPIVHRGAARDYEEAEDDNEEDPMVCEEIEPEPEAAKKSPEKKHDGRRRIKEDGLMKMYVLQLLLRTLFEMAFLAGQYLLYGFEVLPGFVCEKTPCPYRIDCFVSRPTEKTIFLLVMYVVSGLCLLLNICELFHLGCGGIRDGLRGRRLASRRPKYPPPGYHSVLRKERSKLGNGNMAYSHNLGGPEPGSFEMSDTVHRHLKLAQEQLNMAYRASGEVPHLPRSSSPESNGTAVEQNRLNFAQEKEGACSEKGGLRA; from the coding sequence ATGAGCTGGAGTTTCCTGACACGACTTCTCGAGGAGATCCACAACCACTCGACCTTCGTCGGCAAGATCTGGCTGACTGTCCTCATCGTCTTCCGCATCGTGCTGACGGCGGTGGGCGGCGAGTCCATCTACCACGATGAGCAGAGCAAGTTCGTGTGCAACACCCTGCAGCCCGGCTGCGAGAACGTGTGCTACGACTCTTTCGCCCCCCTGTCCCACGTGCGTTTCTGGGTCTTCCAGATCATCATGATCTCGGTGCCCTCCATCATGTACCTGGGCTACGCCATGCACCGGATCGCGCGGGTGGAGGGCGGACGGACCCCACCCCCCAAGAAGAAGATGCCCATCGTGCACCGGGGGGCCGCCCGAGACTACGAGGAGGCAGAGGATGACAATGAGGAGGACCCCATGGTCTGCGAGGAGATTGAGCCTGAGCCCGAGGCTGCCAAGAAGTCCCCCGAGAAGAAACACGACGGCCGAAGGCGGATCAAGGAGGACGGCCTCATGAAGATGTACGTGCTCCAGCTCCTGCTGCGGACACTCTTCGAGATGGCCTTCCTGGCCGGCCAGTATCTGCTGTACGGCTTCGAGGTCCTGCCAGGCTTCGTCTGCGAGAAGACGCCGTGCCCTTACCGGATCGACTGCTTCGTGTCGCGGCCCACCGAGAAGACCATCTTCCTGCTGGTCATGTACGTGGTCAGCGGCCTCTGCCTACTGCTCAACATCTGCGAGCTCTTCCACCTGGGCTGCGGGGGCATCCGCGACGGGCTGCGGGGCCGCCGGCTGGCCTCCCGCCGGCCCAAGTACCCGCCGCCGGGCTACCACTCGGTGCTGCGCAAGGAGAGGTCCAAGCTGGGCAACGGCAACATGGCCTACAGCCACAACCTGGGTGGGCCGGAGCCAGGCAGCTTCGAGATGTCCGACACGGTGCACCGGCATCTCAAGCTGGCCCAGGAGCAGCTCAACATGGCCTATCGGGCGTCTGGCGAGGTGCCCCACCTCCCCAGGAGCAGCAGCCCCGAGTCCAACGGTACGGCCGTCGAACAGAACCGACTCAACTTCGCCCAGGAGAAGGAAGGCGCCTGTTCCGAGAAAGGAG